One stretch of Gouania willdenowi chromosome 16, fGouWil2.1, whole genome shotgun sequence DNA includes these proteins:
- the akirin1 gene encoding akirin-1, whose translation MACGATLKRSMEFEALLSPQSPKRRRCNPLPGTPGTPSPQRCNLRPPVDSPVHSMSPPIMGGEHRLTPEQIFQNLRQEYSRIQRRRQLEGAFQQTEACSSSDAPSPSSSLSAPSSPPGASRKDQPSFTLRQVGYLCERLLKDHEEKIREEYEQILNTKLSEQYESFVKFTQDQIMRRYGARPASYVS comes from the exons ATGGCTTGTGGAGCGACGTTAAAGCGTTCGATGGAGTTTGAGGCCCTCCTCAGTCCTCAGTCTCCCAAGCGGAGAAGGTGCAATCCACTACCGGGGACTCCTGGCACTCCGTCCCCGCAGAGATGCAACCTCCGTCCGCCAGTCGACAGCCCGGTGCACTCCATGTCTCCCCCAATCATGGGGGGCGAACACAGGCTCACCCCAG AGCAAATCTTCCAGAACCTTCGCCAAGAGTACAGTCGGATCCAGAGGCGGCGACAGCTTGAAGGAGCGTTCCAACAGACTGAGGCCTGCAGCTCCAGTGACGCCCCCAGCCCCAGTTCCTCTCTCAGTGCTCCCAGCTCCCCACCAG GTGCTTCGAGGAAGGACCAGCCCTCATTCACACTGAGGCAAGTCGGCTACCTGTGTGAGCGCCTGCTGAAAGACCACGAGGAGAAAATCCGGGAGGAGTACGAACAGATCCTTAACACAAAACTTTcag AACAATACGAATCTTTTGTGAAATTCACACAAGACCAGATCATGCGAAGATACGGAGCTCGGCCAGCGAGTT ATGTGTCCTGA
- the cnr2 gene encoding cannabinoid receptor 2, whose protein sequence is MAEWGHTTSLKPIEAKDINTSSPNANGSCENLECYMVLMKAEKSAIGFICFLAGPFTLFENALVLVVIATTVTLRQRPSYLFIGSLALADVFASCFFTTSFLDFHLFRRSDGPNAYLFKLGGVTMAFSSSVGSLLLTAFDRYLCIHQISSYKVLLTRRRALLSLLMLWSTTIIISFLPLMGWRCPTGLAPPCSHLFPYINQGYLACWTSFILVLLVLILGAYALILWKAHRHESSMSSLQGAAGTGQARMRMDILLARTFVLILLILVGCWLPALTFMLADVAVTLTLAQQRAFAFCSTLCLLNSAINPLLYALRCRELRVALLQLIQRMWSSVRCNKSGQDVTRGLPTTENQTSAVLTEDEVPRSIQLNSISEIVNRQQLHVKT, encoded by the exons ATGGCGGAATGGGGACATACCACGTCGCTCAAACCCATTGAAGCAAAAGACATCAACACTTCATCACCAAATG CAAATGGGTCTTGTGAGAACCTGGAGTGTTACATGGTCCTGATGAAAGCGGAGAAGTCGGCCATCGGTTTCATCTGTTTCCTGGCTGGTCCTTTCACGCTGTTTGAAAACGCTCTTGTGCTGGTGGTGATCGCCACCACAGTCACCCTGCGACAGCGCCCATCCTATCTGTTCATTGGCAGCTTGGCACTGGCTGATGTTTTTGCTAGCTGCTTCTTTACCACCAGCTTCCTGGACTTTCATCTGTTCCGCCGCAGTGATGGGCCCAACGCCTACCTTTTCAAGCTCGGCGGGGTTACCATGGCCTTTAGTAGCTCTGTGGGGAGTTTACTGCTGACTGCCTTTGATCGCTACCTCTGTATCCATCAAATTTCCAGCTACAAGGTGCTACTGACCCGCCGCAGGGCCTTGCTGAGCCTTCTGATGCTGTGGAGTACTACCATCATCATCTCGTTCTTGCCTCTGATGGGCTGGAGATGCCCCACGGGCCTTGCTCCACCCTGTTCACACCTGTTTCCCTACATCAACCAGGGGTATCTGGCCTGCTGGACAAGCTTCATCCTGGTGCTTCTGGTGCTCATCCTGGGAGCTTATGCTCTTATTCTGTGGAAAGCTCACCGTCACGAGTCTTCCATGAGCAGCCTCCAGGGAGCGGCAGGGACGGGCCAGGCGCGCATGAGGATGGATATCCTGCTAGCTCGTACGTTCGTCCTGATTCTGCTAATACTGGTGGGATGCTGGCTCCCTGCGCTCACTTTTATGCTCGCTGATGTTGCTGTGACCTTGACCCTTGCCCAACAGAGAGCTTTTGCTTTCTGTAGCACCCTCTGCCTGTTGAATTCTGCAATCAACCCACTGTTGTATGCCCTACGCTGCCGAGAGCTAAGAGTTGCTCTTCTGCAGCTAATACAAAGGATGTGGAGCAGTGTGAGGTGTAATAAATCTGGACAGGACGTAACCCGTGGACTTCCCACTACAGAGAACCAGACTAGTGCAGTCCTTACTGAGGATGAGGTCCCAAGATCCATCCAACTAAACTCCATCTCAGAAATAGTGAACAGGCAGCAACTACATGTTAAAACATGA